The genomic DNA TGTATAAAAATACCCCATACCTGATTCATGATACTTGATACAAAATACTTGATACATAATACTAATGACATGAGAGTTATTGCTGGTTATCTGAAGGGCAGGATTTTACACGAGCCGCACGGCCATCGTACTCACCCAATGAGTGAAAAGATTCGAGGGGCAATTTTTAACGCGCTTGGTGATATTGAGGGCTTGAGCTTACTGGATGCCTTTGCAGGTAGCGGAGCAGTTAGCGCCGAGGCAGTGAGCCGAGGTGCTAAGTTCGTACAAGCTGTCGACCAAGACAAAGAAGCTGTAAGGTGTATACGTAAAAATATTGATGAGCTCAAATTGTCATCTGTTATTAAGTTATCCCAGGCCAATATTAGTTCTTGGCTAGATACAAATCTCGATGCCACTTTTGATGTTGTTATTCTTGACCC from Candidatus Saccharibacteria bacterium includes the following:
- a CDS encoding RsmD family RNA methyltransferase, with translation MILDTKYLIHNTNDMRVIAGYLKGRILHEPHGHRTHPMSEKIRGAIFNALGDIEGLSLLDAFAGSGAVSAEAVSRGAKFVQAVDQDKEAVRCIRKNIDELKLSSVIKLSQANISSWLDTNLDATFDVVILDPPYDDVRPELLEKIANSVKISGIVVLSLPSDTNFELSPTTYHLLSTKLYGDARLDFYRRVG